A part of Pirellulales bacterium genomic DNA contains:
- a CDS encoding nitroreductase family protein, protein MIKGSEVRKAGHAVDQLFLDRWSPRAMSGEEISEAELMTLFEAARWAPSSYNNQPWRILYARRNTPHWQVFFDLMVPQNQAWTKNAAALLVFVSKTTFDFNGKPYPTHSFDTGAAWENLALQAWMKGYVAHGMQGFDYDRAKAALKIPDGFRVEAMAAIGKPGKKELLSPENQKREAPSERKQLSETVCEGTFGW, encoded by the coding sequence ATGATCAAGGGAAGCGAAGTCCGAAAGGCAGGCCATGCGGTTGACCAACTCTTTTTGGACCGGTGGTCGCCGCGGGCCATGTCGGGCGAGGAAATCTCGGAGGCGGAATTGATGACACTGTTTGAAGCAGCGCGGTGGGCGCCTTCGTCGTACAACAACCAGCCGTGGCGAATTCTTTACGCCCGGCGGAATACTCCGCATTGGCAAGTTTTTTTCGATTTGATGGTGCCGCAGAACCAAGCATGGACGAAAAATGCGGCTGCGTTGTTGGTGTTCGTCTCCAAAACCACGTTTGATTTCAATGGCAAGCCGTATCCGACGCATTCGTTCGATACGGGCGCCGCATGGGAGAATTTAGCTTTGCAAGCGTGGATGAAGGGATATGTGGCGCATGGCATGCAAGGGTTCGATTATGATCGGGCTAAAGCGGCGCTGAAGATTCCCGATGGCTTTCGGGTGGAAGCGATGGCCGCCATTGGAAAACCTGGTAAGAAAGAGTTGCTTTCACCAGAAAATCAAAAGCGGGAAGCGCCAAGTGAGAGGAAGCAATTGTCTGAGACGGTATGCGAGGGGACGTTTGGTTGGTAA
- a CDS encoding NADH-quinone oxidoreductase subunit A, giving the protein MTTSTMIAGYLALFVAFGFAFLFVNLVVGKFLRPKAPNPEKLEIYECGEPTIGSSFVQFDIRFYVVALLFIIFDVEVAFFFPWANVFGKSTHLMDPNLPVVQSAASSTDSKPALTPAAAGIYRELSVPEAAAPHATEEIRSSANQLAWLALVDILAFFAILMVGFAYVWRRGDLDWVRATAQEPISQPQRIPSSGTVELEPVMMA; this is encoded by the coding sequence ATGACCACTTCGACAATGATTGCCGGGTATTTGGCGCTATTTGTGGCTTTCGGGTTTGCATTTTTGTTTGTGAACCTGGTGGTGGGAAAGTTCTTGCGGCCGAAGGCGCCTAATCCGGAAAAATTGGAAATTTACGAGTGCGGCGAGCCCACGATTGGGTCGAGCTTTGTGCAGTTCGACATCCGATTTTACGTGGTGGCGCTATTGTTCATAATATTTGACGTGGAGGTGGCGTTCTTCTTCCCGTGGGCCAATGTGTTTGGCAAGTCAACGCATTTAATGGATCCAAATTTGCCGGTGGTACAGTCAGCAGCGTCTAGCACAGATTCGAAGCCGGCCCTTACACCAGCGGCAGCGGGAATATATCGTGAATTGAGTGTGCCTGAGGCTGCGGCGCCACACGCGACGGAAGAAATTCGCAGTTCCGCCAATCAGTTGGCGTGGTTGGCGCTGGTCGATATTCTGGCATTTTTCGCGATTTTGATGGTGGGCTTTGCCTACGTATGGCGACGGGGCGATTTGGATTGGGTGCGGGCGACGGCACAGGAGCCGATTTCGCAACCGCAACGGATACCGTCGTCAGGGACCGTGGAACTCGAGCCCGTGATGATGGCGTGA
- a CDS encoding NADH-quinone oxidoreductase subunit C produces MRGQSFLDRLKQQFGDKITGGNLEALDPWIEVSPAGLVEVCTYLRDEPSLRFDMLQLISGVDYCEPDAKKAAKVSWQPHTELVYHLWSVPNRVSLVLKVMLPRWKNEVAGELPEVPTVSHIWRTADWHEREVFDLSGVRFVGHPALRRILCPEDWVGHPLRKDYEMPLEYHGIRGK; encoded by the coding sequence ATGCGTGGACAATCGTTCTTGGATCGCCTGAAGCAGCAATTCGGCGACAAAATTACCGGCGGCAATTTGGAGGCGCTCGATCCTTGGATTGAAGTTTCGCCCGCCGGCCTGGTCGAAGTCTGCACCTATTTGCGCGATGAACCGAGTTTGCGATTCGACATGCTGCAATTGATTTCGGGGGTCGATTACTGCGAACCGGACGCGAAAAAGGCAGCCAAAGTTTCCTGGCAGCCGCATACGGAGTTGGTGTATCACCTGTGGAGCGTGCCTAACCGAGTGAGCTTAGTGCTGAAGGTAATGTTGCCGCGCTGGAAGAACGAGGTGGCCGGCGAACTGCCGGAGGTTCCCACGGTAAGCCACATTTGGCGCACGGCGGATTGGCACGAACGAGAAGTATTTGACCTCAGCGGTGTACGATTTGTGGGGCATCCAGCGTTGCGCAGAATTTTGTGCCCGGAAGATTGGGTAGGGCATCCGTTGCGGAAGGATTACGAGATGCCGCTGGAATATCATGGGATTCGCGGGAAATAA
- a CDS encoding NADH-quinone oxidoreductase subunit D has product MATATDDQRIIEFDVRTDEMLVNMGPQHPSTHGVLRLVLRTDGEIVSEVTPHIGYLHRCAEKIGENLTPRQWIPYTDRMDYLAGMNMNLGWALTVEKLLKYEMPAKGKHLRVIIAEMGRIASHLVGMGAYGLDLGTFSPFLYAFREREKILDLFEEACGARLTYSYITVGGATADLPPGWLQRCEKFLDELEPVIAEYHALLTTNAIFVRRTAAIGVMSPELAINYGCTGPVLRGSGVDQDLRRDGEERYTEMYDGYAFEVVVQKGGHYPKDHKYPAVPKQAVLGDCWHRFYVRMLEVVQSMDLVRQAIDRYSRATGSWGEPVKLTEKLPKGEAYLETECPRGQMGFYIVSEGGSIPWRVRARSSSFCNLSVTHELCKGCLIADVPAIVGSLDVVMGEIDR; this is encoded by the coding sequence ATGGCAACAGCGACCGACGACCAACGCATTATAGAATTTGACGTTCGCACCGACGAAATGTTGGTGAACATGGGGCCCCAGCATCCCAGTACGCATGGTGTGCTGCGGCTGGTGTTGCGCACCGACGGCGAAATCGTTTCGGAAGTGACGCCGCACATCGGTTACTTGCACCGCTGTGCCGAAAAAATTGGCGAGAATTTAACGCCCCGGCAGTGGATTCCCTACACCGACCGGATGGATTACCTGGCCGGAATGAATATGAATTTGGGCTGGGCGCTGACCGTGGAAAAGCTGCTCAAGTACGAAATGCCGGCCAAAGGCAAGCACTTGCGGGTGATCATTGCCGAAATGGGGCGCATCGCCAGCCATTTAGTGGGCATGGGCGCGTATGGGCTCGATTTGGGCACGTTCAGCCCATTTTTGTACGCCTTCCGAGAACGGGAAAAAATTCTGGATTTGTTCGAGGAAGCATGCGGGGCGCGGCTCACTTATAGCTACATCACGGTAGGCGGGGCTACTGCGGATTTACCGCCCGGTTGGTTACAGCGATGTGAGAAGTTTTTGGATGAATTGGAGCCGGTCATTGCGGAGTATCATGCCTTGCTGACGACCAATGCGATTTTCGTCCGTCGCACGGCGGCCATTGGCGTGATGTCGCCGGAGTTGGCGATTAACTATGGCTGCACTGGACCGGTGTTGCGCGGCAGCGGCGTGGATCAGGATTTACGCCGTGATGGCGAGGAACGCTATACCGAAATGTACGACGGCTATGCCTTCGAAGTTGTTGTGCAAAAAGGCGGCCATTACCCGAAAGATCACAAATACCCAGCGGTGCCCAAACAGGCCGTGCTGGGCGACTGTTGGCATCGGTTTTATGTGCGGATGCTGGAAGTGGTGCAATCGATGGATTTGGTGCGGCAGGCGATCGATCGCTACAGTCGGGCTACCGGTTCATGGGGAGAACCGGTCAAGTTGACCGAAAAATTGCCGAAGGGGGAAGCCTATTTGGAAACCGAATGCCCCCGCGGCCAAATGGGTTTTTACATTGTCAGCGAAGGGGGCTCCATCCCTTGGCGGGTGCGGGCGCGAAGTAGTTCGTTTTGTAATTTGTCGGTCACGCACGAACTGTGCAAAGGCTGTTTGATTGCCGACGTGCCGGCCATTGTGGGATCGCTGGATGTTGTGATGGGGGAGATTGATCGGTAG